One part of the Entelurus aequoreus isolate RoL-2023_Sb linkage group LG05, RoL_Eaeq_v1.1, whole genome shotgun sequence genome encodes these proteins:
- the LOC133650621 gene encoding protocadherin alpha-C2-like, producing the protein MRCWDARYCKLKRRKAAFETVCGSYEFAMDVAGICNRRGSNVPFCYFLIFSLFCGLSFGQLRYSITEELDNGALVADLAQDLGLDIRRLASRKIKVTSSSSSKRYVIVNPKNGKLLVNERIDREALCDASSSCLINLEVLVENPTEVHHVEVEIVDANDNAPQFPREEYQVEITESALPGSRYPIENAQDSDIGSNSVRLYQLSTNDHFALVSNKPSLNTKHIELVLKKPLDREQTAYHQIILSAVDGGTPEKTGTAKINVRVLDSNDNVPMFDNSVYKVKLLENSPKDTLVIKLNATDLDEGTNGEVYYSFSSYTPERVRQMFSMDTNTGEIRVRRNVDYEETNSYEMYIQAMDKGPGAVAAHCKVVVEVVDVNDNVPQIVLSSLSSPVREDARADTVVALISVTDRDSGANKQVSLEIPAGLPFKIKSFRNYYTLVTSAFLDRETIDAYNVTLSATDGGNPPLSSQKTIQVDVADVNDNPPRFEQTSYTVYVTENNGHGASLCTVKAQDADIKENARITYTVLNDNNHGIPVTSYVSVKADTGEAYALRAFDYESLREFHFQVKAQDGGIPPLSRVATVYIYIMDQNDHAPLIVNPPGNGTRSLETVQKNADSGALVTKVVAYDADAGPNAWLVYMLETATDLDLFKVHEHTGEIRTTRRILEDNSTSFALTVLVKDHGQPALSSTATINVAVMEVPPKVVPDPKRIIRPHSTLLFSNVTLYLIVALSATTFVFLVTVVVLAIVRCHAYCTQPGSCSPCCGSQKPPPDGGNSSVSAGGPGGGGGAAGQPNNNVVLRRDLKVEPHYIEVRGNGSLTKTYCYKTCLTATSGSDTFMFYNTGRPISGTWGSGADRFFTSGSGFVRRLSMPDASLQICPEPKAPNADWRYSASLRAGMQSSVHMEEASVMQGAQGMLVQNWPTVSSAADGEGGGELSPPVGAGVNSNSWHFRYGAGQSYGPPQALKPGEIPPEAFIIPGSPAIISIRHDPGPVDDKGDFISFGKKDEAKKKKKKKKDKKEKKDKGKDEEE; encoded by the exons ATGAGGTGCTGGGACGCGAGGTACTGCAAGCTAAAAAGGCGGAAGGCTGCGTTTGAAACCGTCTGCGGATCCTATGAGTTTGCAATGGATGTTGCGGGGATATGCAACCGGCGAGGGAGCAATGtgcctttttgttattttttgataTTCTCCTTATTTTGTGGCCTTTCGTTCGGACAATTGCGCTATTCCATTACAGAAGAACTGGACAATGGGGCACTGGTGGCTGATCTTGCGCAAGACTTGGGGCTGGATATTCGAAGGCTGGCCAGCCGGAAAATCAAGGTAAcctccagcagcagcagcaagcgCTACGTGATTGTCAACCCTAAAAATGGCAAATTGCTTGTTAATGAGAGGATCGACAGGGAGGCGCTGTGCGATGCGTCCAGCAGCTGCCTCATCAATCTGGAGGTTCTGGTGGAAAATCCCACCGAGGTGCACCATGTTGAGGTGGAAATTGTGGACGCCAACGATAATGCGCCACAGTTCCCTAGGGAGGAGTACCAAGTTGAAATCACAGAATCCGCTTTGCCGGGGTCGAGGTACCCGATTGAAAATGCCCAGGATTCCGACATAGGGTCAAATTCAGTTCGTTTGTATCAGCTGAGCACAAATGACCATTTTGCGCTGGTATCCAACAAACCTTCCCTGAACACAAAGCACATCGAGCTCGTGCTCAAAAAGCCTCTCGATCGGGAACAGACTGCTTACCACCAGATCATTTTGAGTGCTGTTGATGGCGGGACACCTGAGAAAACAGGCACTGCAAAAATCAACGTGCGAGTCCTGGATTCGAATGACAACGTCCCTATGTTTGACAACTCCGTATACAAGGTGAAACTGTTGGAGAATTCGCCCAAAGACACCCTGGTGATCAAACTGAATGCCACCGACCTGGATGAAGGCACAAATGGTGAAGTGTACTACTCGTTTAGCAGCTACACTCCTGAGCGAGTCAGGCAGATGTTCAGCATGGACACTAATACAGGAGAAATAAGAGTAAGGAGAAATGTTGACTATGAGGAGACCAACTCGTACGAGATGTACATCCAAGCAATGGACAAGGGTCCAGGGGCAGTGGCGGCACACTGTAAGGTGGTGGTAGAGGTGGTGGACGTGAACGACAACGTCCCTCAGATCGTGCTGTCATCCCTGTCAAGTCCTGTGAGGGAGGACGCTCGCGCCGACACGGTCGTGGCCCTGATCAGCGTCACTGATCGAGACTCCGGCGCCAACAAGCAGGTGTCTTTAGAGATCCCGGCAGGCCTCCCTTTCAAAATCAAGTCCTTTAGAAACTACTACACCCTAGTAACCTCAGCCTTCTTGGACCGTGAGACCATTGATGCCTACAATGTCACACTGAGTGCCACAGATGGAGGAAACCCTCCTCTTTCCTCTCAGAAGACCATCCAGGTGGACGTGGCTGATGTCAATGACAACCCACCTCGATTCGAGCAGACGTCATACACGGTGTACGTGACCGAGAACAATGGCCACGGGGCCTCTTTGTGTACCGTAAAGGCTCAAGACGCAGACATCAAGGAGAATGCACGCATCACCTACACAGTTCTCAATGACAATAACCACGGCATCCCTGTCACCTCCTATGTGTCTGTAAAGGCCGATACTGGCGAGGCTTATGCCCTGCGAGCCTTCGACTATGAATCACTGAGAGAGTTTCACTTCCAGGTCAAAGCCCAAGATGGGGGCATTCCTCCGCTTAGTCGCGTCGCCACCGTCTACATCTACATAATGGATCAGAATGACCACGCACCACTCATCGTCAACCCTCCGGGTAATGGCACACGCTCCTTAGAGACTGTTCAAAAGAACGCGGATTCTGGTGCCTTGGTGACCAAAGTGGTGGCATATGATGCGGATGCCGGTCCAAACGCCTGGCTGGTTTACATGCTCGAAACCGCCACTGACCTGGACTTGTTTAAGGTGCACGAACACACAGGTGAGATCAGGACCACTCGTAGGATCCTGGAAGATAACTCAACCTCGTTTGCGCTAACGGTCTTGGTGAAGGACCACGGACAGCCTGCGCTCTCCTCCACCGCCACCATCAATGTGGCTGTCATGGAGGTGCCCCCCAAAGTGGTCCCTGACCCCAAGAGGATCATTCGACCTCACAGCACACTGCTTTTCTCAAACGTGACCCTCTACTTGATCGTCGCTTTGAGCGCCACCACCTTTGTTTTCCTGGTCACCGTGGTGGTGCTGGCAATTGTCCGCTGCCATGCCTACTGCACCCAACCGGGGTCCTGCTCCCCTTGCTGTGGGTCACAGAAGCCACCTCCTGATGGCGGCAACAGTAGCGTGAGTGCTGGTGGCCCCGGCGGTGGTGGTGGAGCCGCAGGGCAACCTAATAATAATGTGGTACTCCGGAGGGACCTTAAAGTTGAGCCTCACTACATCGAAGTGCGCGGAAATGGCTCGCTAACAAAGACTTACTGCTACAAGACCTGCTTGACGGCCACCTCCGGCAGTGACACCTTCATGTTCTACAACACAGGACGACCCATCAGTGGCACCTGGGGCAGTGGCGCTGACCGTTTCTTCACTAGTGGAAGTGGATTTGTACGCAGACTGAGCATGCCTGATGCTTCGCTGCAAATCTGCCCAGAG CCAAAAGCCCCAAATGCTGACTGGCGATATTCTGCATCTTTGAGGGCCGGGATGCAGAG TTCGGTCCACATGGAGGAGGCCTCTGTGATGCAGGGTGCCCAAGGCATGCTGGTCCAGAATTGGCCCACTGTGTCCAGTGCTGCAG